The Flavobacterium johnsoniae genomic sequence AAGGAGAATTAGTTGGTTTAAACGGAAAAACAGATAAGCCTTCAAACAATATTGTAGCTCTTGAAAAATTAGCAAGTGCTTATGCAATTGGTAGAGATATTCATGTTGGAGATACCATTATTGGAATTAAAGGAAGAGTTGGTTTTGAAGCAGCAGCTCCTTTAATTATTATCAAAGCGCACCATTTATTAGAGAAACATACTCTTGGAAAATGGCAACAATACTGGAAAGAACAATTAGGAAACTGGTACGGAATGTTATTCCACGAAGGTCAGTTCTTAGATCCGGTTATGAGAAACATTGAAACGTTTTTACAAGACACTCAAAAAACAGTAAACGGAACTGTTACAGTTTCATTAAAACCATATCATTTCTCACTTGACGGAATTGAATCTGAAAATGATTTGATGAACACCGGTTTTGGTCAATACGGAGAAATGAACAATGCCTGGACATCAGACGATGCAAAAGGATTTATCAAGATTTTAGGAAATGCACAAAACATATTCTCATCTGTAAACAAATTAGATCATGATTAATGTCGGAATTATTGGTGGTTCGGGCTACACGGCCGGAGAACTCATCAGAATTTTAATGTATCACCCAAAAGTAAACATCGATTTTGTTTACAGTACAACAAATGCAGGAAAACCGCTTTCTGTGGCGCACCACGATTTGATGGGTGATATTGAAATGAATTTCACAGCTGAAATCAATCCAAATGTGAATGTTGTTTTTTTGTGTTTAGGTCACGGAAAATCGATTTCATTTTTGAAAGAAAATCAGTTTGCAAGTCATACCAAAATTATTGATTTAGGAAATGATTTCAGATTGAATAAAGACGCGCATTTCGAAGGAAAAGATTTTGTTTACGGTTTGCCTGAAATCAATAAAAATGAAATCAAAAAGACAAATTATATTGCTAATCCGGGTTGTTTTGCAACTGCTATTCAGTTGGCGTTATTGCCTTTAGCAAAACACAATTTGTTGAATAATGATGTTCATATTAACGCTACAACAGGAAGTACAGGAGCGGGAGTAAGTCTTTCGGAAACTTCTCATTTCAGTTGGAGAAACAATAATATGTCGCATTACAAAGCTTTTGAACACCAGCATTTGGGAGAAATCGGAGAAAGCTTAGTTCAATTGCAAGATGATTTTGACAGCGAATTGCTTTTCATTCCAAATAGAGGAGATTTTCCAAGAGGAATTTTTGCAACACTTTATACATTGTGTGATGACAGTTTGGAGCAATTGGTTGCTAAATACGAAGATTTCTATAAAGATCAACCTTTCGTAACCATCACCACAACAAACATCAACATGAAACAAGTGGTGCAAACGAATAAATGTATCATTAGTTTATTGAAAAAAGGAAACCGGGTTCTCATAACATCAATTATCGATAACTTAACCAAAGGTGCTTCAGGACAAGCGATTCAAAACATGAATTTAATGTTCGGATTAGAAGAAACCACAGGTTTAC encodes the following:
- the argC gene encoding N-acetyl-gamma-glutamyl-phosphate reductase, with the translated sequence MINVGIIGGSGYTAGELIRILMYHPKVNIDFVYSTTNAGKPLSVAHHDLMGDIEMNFTAEINPNVNVVFLCLGHGKSISFLKENQFASHTKIIDLGNDFRLNKDAHFEGKDFVYGLPEINKNEIKKTNYIANPGCFATAIQLALLPLAKHNLLNNDVHINATTGSTGAGVSLSETSHFSWRNNNMSHYKAFEHQHLGEIGESLVQLQDDFDSELLFIPNRGDFPRGIFATLYTLCDDSLEQLVAKYEDFYKDQPFVTITTTNINMKQVVQTNKCIISLLKKGNRVLITSIIDNLTKGASGQAIQNMNLMFGLEETTGLHLKPSGF